The stretch of DNA GTGTCCCGCGGCATTCTGCCTCGGGGTGACCTCCGCAGGATGATGCAGGTCTATAACCAAGACTGATTCTAGCGCAGGCGCACGACAAGCTGAACACGCCAATGTATTGATTTATGAACTCGAGGAGACGGGAATTGTCGGACCATTTTTGTCGGGATTTACCTCGGATCGACCGGGAAACTCTGGTCCGACGGCTGCTGGAAGGCGACCAGGGACACTGGGACATCGACGGTCTGGGTCCGCTGGACGTGCGCGGAGAATGTCGCGTCGGGCGATTGCTGCTCGCCCATGGCGCCGGTGCGGGTCAGGATTCAACTTTTATGCAACGGTTGCGTGAGGCCCTCGCCGCCGTCGGGGTCCAGACGCTGGCCATCGAGTTCGACTACCTGCGGACGATGCGTCGCGAGGGGCGTCGCCGCCCCCCGTCGAAGGTCGAACGTCTGGTCGAGGAGCTTGCGCGGTGGTGCGACAGTGTGTCGCACCACGCCCTGTCGCCGCCCTGGCTGGGCGGCAAGTCCATGGGCGGTCGCGTCGCCAGCATGCTGGCGGCACGGGACGGTGCCCGAGGCCTGGTGCTGTGCGGCTATCCCTTCCATCCCCCCGGCAAGCCCGAGCGACTCCGCCTCGCCCACTGGCCGTTGCTCGAGTGCCCGACGCTGGTGGTGCAGGGCACCCGGGATCCGTTCGGCACCCGCGAGGAGGTGGCCGGCTACGACCTGCCCGAGGGGGTGCACCTGCACTGGCTCGAGGCGGGCGATCATGACTGGAGGCCGACGCGTGCGTCGGGTCGAGATCAGGCCGGGCTGATCGCCGAGGCCTCGGCCGAAATCGCCGCCTTCATGGCCGCGCATTCCTGAAACCCGCGTGCCGCGGGCGATGTGGCCAAGTGGATGAAAGGGCGGCGATTCTTTCCCGCTCATCGCGCCGTTGCCGCGATGCAAAAAGCGTTGACATTGGTCGGGCCCCCTGTAGAATGCAGCGCCACGTGACCGGGGGTGGTTAGCTCAGCTGGGAGAGCACCAGCCTTACAAGCTGGGGGTCACAGGTTCGAACCCTGTACCACCCACCATTGCCGCGGCAATGCCCGATCATGTTGCAGGAAGATCACAGCGGACCGGTAGTTCAGTTGGTTAGAATGCCGGCCTGTCACGCCGGAGGTCGCGGGTTCGAGTCCCGTCCGGTCCGCCAGCATCATCTTCCCCGTCGCAGGTCATCTTGCGGACCGGTAGTTCAGTTGGTTAGAATGCCGGCCTGTCACGCCGGAGGTCGCGGGTTCGAGTCCCGTCCGGTCCGCCATGATGGCATGAGACAGCAGTAAAAAGTTGCAGTAACGCGTGGGTGATTAGCTCAGTTGGTTAGAGCACCAGCCTCACATGCTGGGGGTCACTGGTTCGAATCCGGTATCACCCACCACGCGGACCGGTAGTTCAGTTGGTTAGAATGCCGGCCTGTCACGCCGGAGGTCGCGGGTTCGAGTCCCGTCCGGTCCGCCATCTGCACACGAATTCTTCAGCCCCGAGGCCCTTCCGGTCTCGGGGCTGTTTCGTTGTTCCCCGGTTTTTCCCGGCTTCCCCTTCCTCGGCGTCTTGCCGGCATTGGCGATCAGGCTTTGCGTCCGGTACCGCGACTATCATACAGTTGTTTGAAACCGTCGCCGTTTCGACCACGAGGAGCCTGCCGTGAGTGCCTACCCCCATCTCTTCCGCCCCCTGAGGGTCGGCCACCTGACGCTCCCCAACCGGGTGCTGATGGGCTCGATGCACACCAATCTCGAGGAGGCGCCCGGCGGCTTCGAGCGGCTGGCGGCCTTCTACGCCGAGCGGGCGCGCGAGGGGGTCGGCCTGATCGTCACCGGCGGTATCGCGCCGCATCCCGAGGGGGCGGTCTTCCAGGGCGCCGCGACCCTGGAACGGCCCGAGCAGTTGGCGGATCACCGCCGCGTGGTCGAGGGCGTGCACGAGGCCGGCGGGCGCCTCTGCCTGCAGATCCTGCATGCCGGCCGCTACGCCTATACCCCAGAGCTGGTGGCGCCGTCGGCGATCCAGTCGCCGATCACGCCCTTCATGCCGCGGGCGCTCGAGAGCGAGGAGGTCGAGTCGCGCATCGAGGCCTATGTGCGATGCGCCAGGCTGGCCCGGGAGGCCGGCTATGACGGGGTCGAGGTCATGGGCTCCGAGGGCTACCTCATCAACCAGTTCATCTGCCCCCGCACCAACCATCGCGACGACGACTGGGGCGGCAGCTTCGAGCGACGCATCCGCTTTCCCGTGGAGATCGTGCGACGCATCCGCGAGGCGGTGGGGGACGACTTCCTGCTCATCTTCCGCCTGTCGATGATCGACCTGGTGGAGGAAGGCAGCTCCCGCGACGAGGTCCTGGGGCTGGGGCGCGCCATCGAGGCCGCCGGCGCCGACGTGATCAACACCGGCATCGGCTGGCACGAGGCGCGGGTGCCGACCATCGTCACCAGCGTGCCGCGGGCCGCCTTCACCGAGGTGACGCGACGCATGAGGGCGGAGCTCGGCGTGCCGCTGATCACCACCAACCGTATCAACATGCCCGAGGTGGCCGAGCGGGTGCTGGCCGAGGGCCATGCCGACATGGTTTCCATGGCGCGTCCCTTCCTGGCCGACCCGGCCTGGGTCAGCAAGGCCGCCGCCGGGCGGCGCGACGAGATCAACACCTGCATCGCCTGCAACCAGGCCTGCCTGGACCAGGTCTTCCTGGGCCGGCTCACCTCCTGCCTGGTCAATCCCCTCGCCTGCCACGAGACGGAGCTTCCGGTCACGCCGGTCGATGCCCCGAGGGCCATCGCCGTGGTGGGCGGCGGTCCGGCGGGGCTCGCCGCGGCCGTCACCGCCGCCGGGCGTGGCCATGCGGTGACCCTCTTCGAGCGGGCCAGCGAGCTGGGCGGCCAGTTCAACCATGCACGACGGATTCCCGGCAAGGAGGAGTTCGACGAGACACTGCGCTACTACCGGGTGATGCTCGACAAGCATGGCGTGGAGGTGCGGCTCGGCACCGAGGCGGACGTCGAGGGCCTGCGCTCGTTCGACGCGGTGGTCCTGGCCACCGGCGTGCGGCCCCGTCGCCTCGAGCTGCCGGGCATCGACCACCCGATGGTGATGAGCTACCCCGAGGCCATCACCCATCCCGAGCGGGTCGGCCCCCGGGTCGCGATCATCGGCGCCGGCGGCATCGGCTTCGATGTGGCGGAGCTGCTGACCCACGCCGGCCATGGTGCCCAGGAGGTCTCGGCCTGGTGCGACGAGTGGGGCGTGGACCTCGACCTGGCGCATCGCGGGGGCCTCAAGGCCGCGCAGTCGCCCCCGACGCCGCGTCGGGTCTTCCTCCTGCAGCGCCGGGCCTCCCGGCCCGGCAAGGGCCTCGGCAAGACCACCGGCTGGGTGCACCGGGCCTCACTCGCGCACCGCGGGGTCGAGATGATCCCTGGCTGCGAGTACCTCGGCATCGACGACGACGGCCTGGCGCTGCGCGTCGAGGGCGAGTCGCGTCGGCTCGAGGTCGATACCGTCGTGGTCTGTGCCGGCCAGGAGCCGGTGCGGGAGCTGCTCGAGCCGCTCCAGGCGGCCGGGGTGGCCGTGCACGTCATCGGCGGCGCCGACGAGGCGGCCGAGCTCGATGCCCGGCGCGCCATCGCCCAGGGTACCCGTCTGGCCGCAGCGCTCTGACGCCTCGAGGCGGCCCTCGCCACCGGCCCTCGCCACCGGCCTGCGCCGACGCAGGCCCGCTGCCCGCCGGTCGTCTCCGGCGGGCCGCGTCGTTCCAGCGTGTAATCTCTCGAAAGATCGTCATGAACCGACGGACGTTGTCGGGCTCTGAGGAATGAGGGCTCGGGAGCGTTGACTGGTGGGCTAAACCGTTATCCGCTGATGCTGTCTACGCTGAAGAGACCCCACCCCGGCTTGTCACCACTCTGTCGAAGTGGCCGGGGAACAGGGCTTTAAGGAGGCATCGATGAGCATCTTCGATCATGTGCAGAACCGCTTCGCTCGCGTCCAGCAGGAAGAGATGAGCCTGCAGGAGTACCTGGAACTCTGCCGCGGGGAGCCGGTGGCCTACGCCACGGCCGCCGAGCGGATGCTGGAGGCCATCGGCGCACCCGAGGTGATCGATACCGCGAAGGATCCGCGCCTGTCCCGCATCTTCTCCAACAAGGTGATCCGCCGCTATCCGGCCTTCGCCGAGTTCTACGGCATGGAGGAGGCCATCGAGCAGATCGTCGCCTACTTCCGTCATGCCGCCCAGGGGCTCGAGGAGCGCAAGCAGATCCTCTACCTGCTGGGGCCGGTGGGGGGCGGCAAGTCGTCGCTTGCCGAGCGCCTGAAGCTGCTGATGGAGAAGGTGCCCTTCTATGCCATCAAGGATTCTCCGGTCTACGAGTCGCCGCTCGGTCTGTTCTCCCCGGAGGAGGACGGCGAGCTCCTGGAGAAGGAGTACGGCATCCCCCAGCGCTACCTGAGGAGCGTGATGTCGCCCTGGGCCGCCAAGCGCCTCAAGGAGTACGGCGGCGACATCTCGCAGTTCCGGGTGGTGCGTCTCTATCCCTCGCGACTCAACCAGGTGGCCATCTCCAAGACCGAGCCCGGCGACGAGAACAACCAGGACATCTCCTCGCTGGTCGGCAAGGTGGATATCCGCCAGCTCGAGCTCTACTCCCAGGATGACCCCGATGCCTACAGCTTCTCCGGTGGGCTGTGCCGGGCCAACCAGGGGCTCATGGAGTTCGTCGAGATGTTCAAGGCGCCGATCAAGGTACTGCATCCGCTGCTGACGGCGACCCAGGAGGGCAACTACAACCCCACCGAGGGCATGGGCGCGATCCCCTTCGACGGGGTGGTGCTGGCCCACTCCAACGAGAGCGAATGGCAGACCTTCCGCAACAACCGCAACAACGAGGCCTTCCTCGACCGCGTGTACATGGTCAAGGTGCCCTACTGCCTGCGCGTCACCGAGGAGATCAACATCTACAAGAAACTCCTCGAGCACTCCTCGCTGGCCGAGGCGCCCTGTGCACCGGATACCCTGCGCATGCTGGCGCAGTTCACGGTGCTCTCGCGGCTCAAGGAGCCCGAGAACTCCAGCATCTACTCCAAGATGCGCGTCTACGACGGCGAGAACCTCAAGGATACCGATCCCAAGGCCAAGTCGATCCAGGAGTATCGCGACAGCGCCGGGGTCGACGAGGGCATGGAGGGGCTGTCGACACGTTTCGCCTTCAAGATCCTCTCCAAGGTGTTCAACTTCGACAACCACGAGGTGGCGGCGAACCCGGTCCACCTGCTCTACGTCCTCGAACAGCGCCTTGAGCAGGAACAGCTGCCCCGGGAGACCTTCGAGCGCTACCTGCGCTTCATCAAGGAGTTCCTGGCGCCGCGCTATGTCGACTTCATCGGCAAGGAGATCCAGACGGCCTACCTCGAGTCCTACTCGGAATACGGCCAGAACATCTTCGACCGCTACGTCACCTATGCCGATTTCTGGATCCAGGACCAGGAGTTCCGCGATCCCGAGACCGGCGAGTTCCTCGACCGCCAGGCCCTCAACGAGGAACTGGAGAAGATCGAGAAGCCGGCCGGCATCTCCAACCCCAAGGACTTCCGTCACGAGGTGGTCAACTTCGTGCTGCGGGCCCGTGCCCAGAACAACGGCATGAACCCCAGCTGGCAGTCCTACGAGAAGCTCCGGGGGGTGATCGAGCACAAGATGTTCGCCAACACCGAGGAGCTGCTGCCGGTGATCTCCTTCAACGCCAAGGCCTCGACGTCGGACCAGAAGAAGCACGAGGACTTCGTGGCCCGGATGGTCGACCGCGGCTACACCGAGAAGCAGGTACGCCTGCTCTCCGAGTGGTATCTGCGAGTGCGCAAGTCGCAGTAGCCTGAGGAGGTCGCCATGACCTATTTCATCGATCGACGAGCCAATGCCAAGCACAAGAGCGCGGTCAACCGGCAGCGCTTCCTCGACCGCTACCGTACCCACATCAAGCGGTCGGTCGAGGAGGCGGTGAACCGCCGCTCGATCACCGACATGGAGCGGGGCGAGAAGGTCTCGATCCCCTCCCGGGACATCTCCGAGCCGGTCTTCCAGCACGGCCCGGGGGGCAAGCGCGCCATCGTGGCGCCGGGCAACAAGGAGTTCGTCGAGGGGGACCGGCTGCGCCGCCCCGGCGGCGGGGGCGGGGGGGACGGTGCCGGGGAGGGCGGTGCCTCCAACCAGGGCGAGGGCATGGACGAGTTCGCCTTCACCCTCTCCCGCGAGGAGTTCCTCGACTTCGTCTTCGACGGCCTAGAGCTGCCCCACCTGGAGCGCAAGAACCTGGTGGACCTGGACGAGGTGCGCCAGGTGCGGGCCGGGGTCTCCCGGGACGGGACGCCGGCGCGCATCAACATCGTGCGCTCCATGCGCGAGGCCCAGGCCCGGCGCATCGCCATGCGCGCCCCGATCCGCCGGGCCCTGCGCGAGGCCAGGGAGGCGTTGGCCGAGGAGGAGCGCAAGGACCCGGTGCTGCGCAACCCCGCCCGCATCGCCGAGCTCAAGGCGGAGGTCGAGCGGCTGGAGAAGCGCCTCGAGGCGGTCCCCTTCATCGACACCTACGACCTGCGCTACAACAACCTGATCGACCAGCCCCAGCCCTCCAGCAAGGCGGTGATGTTCTGCGTGATGGATGTCTCGGGCTCCATGACCCAGGCCCACAAGGACATCGCCAAGCGCTTCTTCCTGCTGCTCTACCTCTTCCTGGAGCGCAACTACGAGAAAGTCGAGCTGGTCTTCGTGCGCCACCACACCGCCGCCAAGGAGGTCGACGAGGAAGAGTTCTTCTACTCCCGGGAGACCGGCGGCACCATCGTCTCCAGCGCCCTGACCCTGGTCGACGAGATCATCGAGGCGCGCTATCCCCCCGGGCAGTGGAACCTCTACGTGGCCCAGGCCTCGGACGGGGACAACTGGGACGACGACTCCGTCGCCTGCCGGGAACTGCTCGTCGATCGCCTGATGCCGCGGCTGCAGTACTTCACCTACGTGGAGATCACCCCCCATGCGCACCAGGCGCTGTGGGAGGAATACGAGCGGGTGGAGGCCGAGTACGACACGCGCTTCGCCATGCGCCAGATCGTCGAGGCCGCGGACATCTATCCGGTCTTCCGCGAGCTGTTCAAGCGCCGAGTCGCCGTCTGAGGCGGCCTGAGGAGGCAGCATGACCCGACGACAGCCCATCGCCACCGGCTCCGACTGGAACTTCGAGATCCTCGATGCCTTCGAGGGCGAGATCGCTCGCCTGGCCGACGAGTATCGCCTGGACACCTACCCCAACCAGATCGAGGTCATCACCACCGAGCAGATGATGGACGCCTATGCCAGCGTCGGCATGCCGGTGGGCTATCACCACTGGTCCTTCGGCAAGCAGTTCCTGGCCGTGGAGCAGGCCTATCGCCGCGGCCAGATGGGGCTCGCCTACGAGCTCGTCATCAACTCCGACCCCTGCATCGCCTACCTGATGGAGGAGAACACCCTGATGATGCAGGTGCTGGTCATGGCCCACGCCTGCTATGGCCACAACTCCTTCTTCAAGGGCAACTACCTGTTCCGCACCTGGACGGACGCCTCCTCCATCGTCGATTACCTGGTGTTTGCCCGGAAATACATCAGCGAGTGCGAGGAGCGCCACGGCGTGGAGGCGGTGGAGCAGTTGCTGGATGCCTGCCACGCCCTGCAGAACTACGGGGTCGACCGCTACAAGCGGCCCTCGCCGGTCTCCGCGGCGGAGGAGGCGCGCCGTCAGAAAGAGCGCGAGGCGCACCTGCAGGCCCAGGTCAACACCCTGTGGCGGACCATCCCGGGCCAGCCCCGCGGCGATGCCCTGCCCGGCATGGCCGACGAGGAGGATCCGCTTGGCCTGCACGAGGGTGGGCGCTATCCCCCCGAGCCCCAGGAGAACCTGCTCTACTTCATCGAGAAGAACGCGCCGCTGCTGGCCCCCTGGCAGCGGGAGGTGGTGCGCATCGTGCGCAAGCTGGCGCAGTATTTCTATCCCCAGCGCCAGACCCAGGTGATGAACGAGGGCTGGGCCTGCTTCTGGCACTACACCCTGATGAACCGCCTCTACGAGGAGGGCCTGGTGGACGAGGGGCTGATGCTGGAGTTCCTGCAGTCCCACACCTCGGTGGTGCAGCAGCCGGCCTTCGACAGCCCCTACTTCAGCGGCATCAACCCCTACGCGCTGGGCTTCGCCATCTTCACCGACCTCAAGCGTATCTGTGAGGCCCCGACCCAGGAGGATCGCGAGTGG from Halomonas aestuarii encodes:
- a CDS encoding SpoVR family protein, which translates into the protein MTRRQPIATGSDWNFEILDAFEGEIARLADEYRLDTYPNQIEVITTEQMMDAYASVGMPVGYHHWSFGKQFLAVEQAYRRGQMGLAYELVINSDPCIAYLMEENTLMMQVLVMAHACYGHNSFFKGNYLFRTWTDASSIVDYLVFARKYISECEERHGVEAVEQLLDACHALQNYGVDRYKRPSPVSAAEEARRQKEREAHLQAQVNTLWRTIPGQPRGDALPGMADEEDPLGLHEGGRYPPEPQENLLYFIEKNAPLLAPWQREVVRIVRKLAQYFYPQRQTQVMNEGWACFWHYTLMNRLYEEGLVDEGLMLEFLQSHTSVVQQPAFDSPYFSGINPYALGFAIFTDLKRICEAPTQEDREWFPDTAGSDWRETLEFAMRNFKDESFIQQFLSPKVMRDLKLFMVVDDDQEEMLEVSAIHDERGYRRIRDALATQYALAVREPNIQVYSADIRGDRSLTLRHVQDGRRPLARSVYPVIRHLHQLWGFPVRLESVENDEVVRRYHWPLAEEERRD
- a CDS encoding alpha/beta family hydrolase; this translates as MQRLREALAAVGVQTLAIEFDYLRTMRREGRRRPPSKVERLVEELARWCDSVSHHALSPPWLGGKSMGGRVASMLAARDGARGLVLCGYPFHPPGKPERLRLAHWPLLECPTLVVQGTRDPFGTREEVAGYDLPEGVHLHWLEAGDHDWRPTRASGRDQAGLIAEASAEIAAFMAAHS
- a CDS encoding PrkA family serine protein kinase, which codes for MSIFDHVQNRFARVQQEEMSLQEYLELCRGEPVAYATAAERMLEAIGAPEVIDTAKDPRLSRIFSNKVIRRYPAFAEFYGMEEAIEQIVAYFRHAAQGLEERKQILYLLGPVGGGKSSLAERLKLLMEKVPFYAIKDSPVYESPLGLFSPEEDGELLEKEYGIPQRYLRSVMSPWAAKRLKEYGGDISQFRVVRLYPSRLNQVAISKTEPGDENNQDISSLVGKVDIRQLELYSQDDPDAYSFSGGLCRANQGLMEFVEMFKAPIKVLHPLLTATQEGNYNPTEGMGAIPFDGVVLAHSNESEWQTFRNNRNNEAFLDRVYMVKVPYCLRVTEEINIYKKLLEHSSLAEAPCAPDTLRMLAQFTVLSRLKEPENSSIYSKMRVYDGENLKDTDPKAKSIQEYRDSAGVDEGMEGLSTRFAFKILSKVFNFDNHEVAANPVHLLYVLEQRLEQEQLPRETFERYLRFIKEFLAPRYVDFIGKEIQTAYLESYSEYGQNIFDRYVTYADFWIQDQEFRDPETGEFLDRQALNEELEKIEKPAGISNPKDFRHEVVNFVLRARAQNNGMNPSWQSYEKLRGVIEHKMFANTEELLPVISFNAKASTSDQKKHEDFVARMVDRGYTEKQVRLLSEWYLRVRKSQ
- a CDS encoding YeaH/YhbH family protein: MTYFIDRRANAKHKSAVNRQRFLDRYRTHIKRSVEEAVNRRSITDMERGEKVSIPSRDISEPVFQHGPGGKRAIVAPGNKEFVEGDRLRRPGGGGGGDGAGEGGASNQGEGMDEFAFTLSREEFLDFVFDGLELPHLERKNLVDLDEVRQVRAGVSRDGTPARINIVRSMREAQARRIAMRAPIRRALREAREALAEEERKDPVLRNPARIAELKAEVERLEKRLEAVPFIDTYDLRYNNLIDQPQPSSKAVMFCVMDVSGSMTQAHKDIAKRFFLLLYLFLERNYEKVELVFVRHHTAAKEVDEEEFFYSRETGGTIVSSALTLVDEIIEARYPPGQWNLYVAQASDGDNWDDDSVACRELLVDRLMPRLQYFTYVEITPHAHQALWEEYERVEAEYDTRFAMRQIVEAADIYPVFRELFKRRVAV
- a CDS encoding NADPH-dependent 2,4-dienoyl-CoA reductase, whose product is MSAYPHLFRPLRVGHLTLPNRVLMGSMHTNLEEAPGGFERLAAFYAERAREGVGLIVTGGIAPHPEGAVFQGAATLERPEQLADHRRVVEGVHEAGGRLCLQILHAGRYAYTPELVAPSAIQSPITPFMPRALESEEVESRIEAYVRCARLAREAGYDGVEVMGSEGYLINQFICPRTNHRDDDWGGSFERRIRFPVEIVRRIREAVGDDFLLIFRLSMIDLVEEGSSRDEVLGLGRAIEAAGADVINTGIGWHEARVPTIVTSVPRAAFTEVTRRMRAELGVPLITTNRINMPEVAERVLAEGHADMVSMARPFLADPAWVSKAAAGRRDEINTCIACNQACLDQVFLGRLTSCLVNPLACHETELPVTPVDAPRAIAVVGGGPAGLAAAVTAAGRGHAVTLFERASELGGQFNHARRIPGKEEFDETLRYYRVMLDKHGVEVRLGTEADVEGLRSFDAVVLATGVRPRRLELPGIDHPMVMSYPEAITHPERVGPRVAIIGAGGIGFDVAELLTHAGHGAQEVSAWCDEWGVDLDLAHRGGLKAAQSPPTPRRVFLLQRRASRPGKGLGKTTGWVHRASLAHRGVEMIPGCEYLGIDDDGLALRVEGESRRLEVDTVVVCAGQEPVRELLEPLQAAGVAVHVIGGADEAAELDARRAIAQGTRLAAAL